A stretch of the Gossypium hirsutum isolate 1008001.06 chromosome D07, Gossypium_hirsutum_v2.1, whole genome shotgun sequence genome encodes the following:
- the LOC107956264 gene encoding secreted RxLR effector protein 161-like codes for MTNLGLMKYFLGLEVRQEETGIFVSQKAYAKEILKKYKMAHYNLVSTPMEPGVKLSKFDGGERVDASKYRSLVGSLRYLTCTRPDISLSVGIVSRFMEESVYSYWKVLKRILRYIQGTVSLGLFSTNIEDYKLIGYSDSDWCRDLNDQKSTSRYVFFMSNTAFAWLSKKQLIVTLLTCEAEYVAAS; via the coding sequence ATGACAAATTTGGGTTTAATGAAGTATTTCCTTGGTTTGGAGGTTAGACAAGAAGAGACAGGTATTTTTGTGTCACAGAAGGCATATGCaaaggaaattttgaagaagtaTAAGATGGCACATTACAACCTGGTATCAACACCAATGGAACCAGGTGTAAAACTCTCGAAATTCGATGGAGGAGAACGAGTGGACGCGAGCAAATACCGGAGTTTGGTGGGAAGCCTTCGCTATCTCACTTGCACAAGGCCTGACATTTCGCTAAGTGTTGGCATTGTAAGTCGGTTCATGGAGGAGTCGGTTTATTCATATTGGAAGGTGTTGAAGCGAATCCTACGGTACATTCAAGGAACGGTGTCACTCGGGTTATTTTCTACAAATATAGAAGATTACAAGTTGATTGGGTATTCCGACAGTGATTGGTGCAGAGACTTAAACGATCAGAAAAGTACATCGAGATATGTGTTCTTTATGAGTAACACAGCGTTTGCTTGGCTTTCAAAGAAGCAACTAATCGTGACACTCTTGACATGTGAAGCTGAATATGTGGCAGCATCTTAG
- the LOC107956265 gene encoding thymidylate kinase-like, with amino-acid sequence METKLKAGTTLIVDHYSYFGVSFSSATGLDFEWCKAPENGLIAPNLVVYLDIPPEKAAEKRRLWRAMESVTSNVSLPRLTKVNYENWSIQMKALIGSQDG; translated from the exons ATGGAAACAAAACTAAAAGCTGGAACCACCCTTATAGTAGATCATTACTCTTATTTCGGGGTCTCTTTCTCATCTGCTACAGGACTTGATTTTGAATGGTGTAAGGCACCAGAGAATGGGCTAATAGCTCCAAATCTGGTAGTGTACCTCGACATACCACCTGAGAAAGCTGCAGAAAAAAGAAGGCTATGGAG agctatggagAGTGTGACCAGTAATGTGTCGCTGCCTCGACTAACAAAAGTGAACTATGAGAATTGGAGCATCCAAATGAAAGCTCTTATCGGGTCTCAAGATGGTTAG